A stretch of the Comamonas testosteroni TK102 genome encodes the following:
- a CDS encoding NUDIX domain-containing protein, translating into MEVTTAETQAQRKHTEVAVGVLLRESDGALLISSRPAGKPYAGYWEFPGGKLEAGESVEQALRRELIEELGVTIGHAHAWKVTEHDYPHALVRLHWCKVTQWTGEFEMREGQQMAWQQLPLDVHPVLPGAYPVLQWLSEERGLVFDQSHYEAQQPVD; encoded by the coding sequence GTGGAAGTGACGACTGCTGAAACACAGGCGCAGCGCAAGCACACGGAAGTGGCCGTGGGCGTGCTGTTGCGCGAATCCGATGGGGCGCTGCTGATTTCAAGCCGCCCTGCAGGCAAGCCTTATGCGGGCTACTGGGAGTTTCCTGGCGGCAAGCTGGAGGCCGGGGAAAGCGTGGAACAGGCTTTGCGCCGAGAGCTGATCGAAGAGCTGGGCGTGACCATCGGCCATGCCCATGCCTGGAAGGTGACCGAGCATGACTACCCGCATGCGCTGGTGCGTCTGCACTGGTGCAAGGTGACGCAATGGACGGGCGAGTTCGAGATGCGCGAGGGTCAGCAGATGGCCTGGCAGCAGTTGCCGCTTGATGTGCACCCGGTCCTGCCGGGCGCCTATCCTGTGCTGCAATGGCTGAGCGAGGAGCGCGGCTTGGTCTTTGATCAAAGCCATTACGAGGCGCAGCAACCCGTGGATTGA
- the rplU gene encoding 50S ribosomal protein L21 produces MYAVIKTGGKQYRVAAGEKIKVEQIAADVGQEIVIDQVLAVGNGAEIKVGAPLVSGASVKATVVAHGKHDKVHIFKMRRRKHYQKRQGHRQQFTELQIVAIAA; encoded by the coding sequence ATGTACGCAGTCATAAAAACCGGCGGCAAGCAGTATCGCGTTGCAGCTGGCGAAAAGATCAAGGTAGAACAGATTGCTGCGGACGTAGGCCAGGAAATCGTGATCGACCAAGTTTTGGCCGTCGGCAACGGCGCTGAAATCAAGGTTGGTGCCCCCCTGGTGTCCGGTGCATCTGTAAAGGCAACTGTGGTTGCTCACGGCAAGCACGACAAGGTGCACATCTTCAAGATGCGCCGTCGTAAGCACTATCAAAAGCGCCAAGGCCATCGTCAGCAGTTCACCGAACTGCAAATCGTGGCAATCGCTGCTTAA
- a CDS encoding DNA gyrase inhibitor YacG, protein MSTDKQSPTMVKCPTCGGPSVFLPSNKFRPFCSERCRNIDLGAWGNEEFRVPAQTPPEDAPFGDPRTENQ, encoded by the coding sequence ATGAGCACTGACAAGCAATCCCCCACCATGGTGAAATGCCCGACCTGCGGCGGCCCCAGCGTTTTTTTGCCCAGCAACAAGTTCCGCCCCTTCTGCAGCGAGCGTTGCCGCAATATCGACCTGGGCGCCTGGGGCAATGAAGAGTTCCGCGTTCCGGCTCAGACGCCTCCCGAAGATGCGCCGTTTGGCGATCCGCGCACCGAAAACCAATAG
- the coaE gene encoding dephospho-CoA kinase (Dephospho-CoA kinase (CoaE) performs the final step in coenzyme A biosynthesis.): protein MQALPERSPFRLGLTGGIGSGKSTVAARLQTCGAALIDADHISRSLTASGGMALPFIAQAFGADLIDAHGALNRARMRELVFADSSARQRLEAILHPLIAEQTRQQHEAAVAAGSKLIVHDIPLLVESGHWRTRLDGVLVVDCRESTQTERVMARSALSREAIQAIIDAQATRTQRLAAADWVVYNDDGVTIETLHAYTDQIAAWFGL, encoded by the coding sequence ATGCAAGCCTTGCCCGAGCGCTCACCATTCAGACTGGGACTGACGGGCGGCATTGGCAGTGGCAAAAGCACGGTTGCGGCCAGGCTGCAGACATGCGGCGCAGCGCTGATCGATGCCGACCATATCTCGCGCAGCCTGACGGCAAGCGGCGGCATGGCCCTGCCTTTTATCGCTCAGGCTTTTGGCGCTGACCTGATCGACGCCCATGGCGCTCTCAACCGCGCCCGCATGCGCGAGCTGGTCTTTGCCGATTCCTCCGCGCGGCAGCGCCTGGAAGCCATACTCCACCCCCTGATCGCCGAGCAGACCCGGCAGCAGCATGAAGCAGCCGTGGCGGCCGGCAGCAAGCTGATCGTGCACGACATCCCGCTGCTGGTCGAATCCGGCCACTGGCGAACCAGGCTCGATGGCGTGCTGGTCGTGGACTGCCGCGAGAGCACGCAGACGGAGCGCGTCATGGCGCGCAGCGCTCTGAGCCGCGAGGCCATTCAGGCCATCATCGACGCCCAGGCCACGCGCACGCAGCGCCTGGCAGCGGCCGACTGGGTCGTCTACAACGATGACGGGGTCACAATCGAAACTCTCCACGCATATACCGATCAAATCGCTGCATGGTTCGGGCTATGA
- a CDS encoding RNA pyrophosphohydrolase → MLDRDGFRPNVGIILLNQRNQVFWGKRIRTHSWQFPQGGIDRGETPEQAMFRELHEEVGLKPNHVRVVARTRDWLRYEVPDRYIRRDARGHYKGQKQIWFLLQLVGHDWDLNLRATDHPEFDAWRWNDYWVPLDVVVEFKRGVYEMALTELARFLPRGEQQRNRYLRSGMRPREQEAGQSTGGTAHLTQHHQVMYPARTGSFRINPGIELPPGASFDPDPQTGIDNPPDHKPLQ, encoded by the coding sequence ATGCTTGACCGGGACGGATTTCGCCCGAACGTCGGCATCATCCTGCTCAACCAAAGAAACCAGGTGTTCTGGGGAAAACGCATTCGCACCCACAGCTGGCAGTTTCCGCAAGGTGGCATTGACCGGGGTGAGACACCCGAGCAAGCCATGTTCCGCGAACTGCACGAGGAAGTGGGGCTGAAGCCCAATCACGTTCGCGTGGTTGCCCGCACCAGGGACTGGTTGCGCTACGAGGTGCCAGACAGGTACATCCGCCGCGACGCGCGCGGGCATTACAAAGGCCAGAAGCAGATATGGTTTTTGCTTCAACTGGTCGGGCATGACTGGGACTTGAACCTGCGTGCCACCGATCACCCTGAGTTCGATGCCTGGCGCTGGAATGACTACTGGGTTCCTCTGGATGTGGTGGTCGAATTCAAACGCGGCGTCTATGAAATGGCGCTGACCGAGCTGGCGCGCTTTCTGCCGCGCGGCGAGCAGCAGCGCAACCGCTATCTGCGCAGTGGCATGCGGCCACGCGAGCAGGAAGCAGGCCAGAGCACTGGCGGCACTGCGCATCTGACGCAGCACCACCAGGTCATGTACCCGGCCCGTACAGGAAGCTTTCGCATCAACCCCGGCATAGAGCTGCCGCCCGGCGCCAGTTTTGACCCGGACCCGCAGACCGGCATAGACAATCCGCCCGATCACAAGCCTCTGCAATGA
- a CDS encoding type II secretion system F family protein, giving the protein MASAASKGIKEYLFEWEGKDRNGKIMRGETRAGGENQIQAMLRRQGVTPSKIKKRRTRGGKKIKPKDIALFTRQLATMMKAGVPLLQSFDIVGRGNTNPNVTKLLNDIRSDVETGTSLSAAFRKFPLYFNSLYCNLVEAGEAAGILESLLDRLATYMEKTEAIKSKIKSALMYPTSVMIVAFVVVTVIMIFVIPAFKEVFTSFGADLPAPTLLVMGISEYFVQYWWLIFGVLGGGIYFFMQAWKRNERVQQFMDRTMLKLPIFGVLIEKSCVARWTRTLSTMFAAGVPLVEALDSVGGASGNYLYRNATDRIQSEVSTGTSLTVAMANANIFPSMVLQMCAIGEESGAIDHMLGKAADFYESEVDEMVAGLSSLMEPIIIVFLGTLIGGIVVSMYLPIFKLGQVV; this is encoded by the coding sequence ATGGCAAGCGCAGCGTCCAAGGGAATCAAGGAATATCTCTTCGAGTGGGAAGGCAAGGACCGCAACGGCAAGATCATGCGCGGCGAAACGCGTGCCGGCGGGGAGAACCAGATCCAGGCCATGCTGCGCCGCCAGGGCGTGACTCCGTCCAAGATCAAGAAGCGCAGGACCCGCGGCGGCAAGAAGATCAAGCCCAAGGACATTGCACTCTTCACGCGCCAACTGGCCACCATGATGAAGGCCGGCGTGCCGCTGCTGCAGTCTTTCGACATCGTGGGCCGCGGCAATACCAACCCCAATGTCACCAAGCTGCTCAACGACATCCGCTCCGATGTGGAGACCGGTACCTCGCTGAGCGCTGCCTTTCGCAAGTTTCCGCTCTATTTCAACAGTCTCTACTGCAACCTGGTGGAGGCCGGCGAGGCCGCAGGTATTCTGGAATCGCTGCTGGACCGTCTTGCCACCTATATGGAGAAGACGGAAGCCATCAAGTCCAAGATCAAGTCCGCGCTGATGTACCCCACATCGGTGATGATCGTGGCCTTTGTCGTGGTGACCGTGATCATGATTTTCGTGATTCCGGCCTTCAAGGAGGTCTTCACCTCCTTTGGCGCCGACCTGCCCGCACCCACGCTGCTGGTGATGGGCATCAGTGAGTACTTTGTGCAGTACTGGTGGCTGATCTTCGGCGTGCTGGGCGGCGGCATCTATTTCTTCATGCAGGCCTGGAAGCGCAACGAGCGCGTGCAGCAGTTCATGGACCGGACCATGCTCAAGCTGCCCATCTTCGGCGTGCTGATCGAGAAATCCTGCGTGGCCCGCTGGACGCGCACGCTATCCACCATGTTTGCAGCCGGCGTGCCGCTGGTCGAGGCGCTGGACTCCGTGGGAGGTGCCTCGGGCAACTATCTCTACAGAAACGCCACCGACAGGATTCAGTCGGAGGTCTCCACGGGCACCAGCCTCACGGTTGCCATGGCCAATGCCAATATCTTCCCTTCCATGGTGCTGCAGATGTGCGCCATCGGCGAGGAATCGGGCGCCATCGACCATATGCTGGGCAAGGCCGCCGACTTCTATGAAAGCGAAGTGGACGAAATGGTGGCGGGTCTGTCCAGCCTGATGGAGCCCATCATCATCGTCTTCCTGGGCACCTTGATCGGCGGCATCGTGGTGTCCATGTATCTGCCTATCTTCAAGCTGGGTCAAGTGGTCTGA
- the pilB gene encoding type IV-A pilus assembly ATPase PilB — translation MAAADNLQKNAPAPIAIPGLGRALISAGKVSQQAAENAAKKAATGKTPFITELSQSGEISALEIAETISMMFSTPLLDLNAIDAQQLPRELLDPKISNAYRVLALSKRGNRLTIATADPTQQEAAEQIKFTTQLLVDWVVVEADKLQKLVEQAGKSVSESLDSYSSSGDFDFDDVKIEDAPEEKDNAVGAEVEDAPVVKFLHKMLLDAFNMRASDLHFEPYEHNYRVRFRIDGELREIASPPIAIKDKLASRIKVISRPDISEKRVPQDGRMKLKVGPDRVIDFRVSTLPTLFGEKIVIRILDPSSAKMGIDALGYEPEEKERLLKAINRPYGMILVTGPTGSGKTVSLYTCLNLLNQPGVNIATAEDPSEINMPGVNQVNVNEKAGLTFAAALKSFLRQDPDIIMVGEIRDLETADISIKAAQTGHLVLSTLHTNDAPTTLTRMRNMGIAPFNIASSVILITAQRLARRLCAQCKEPADIPHDALIEAGYAEEELDGSWVSYKPVGCPACNNGYKGRVGIYQVMPISEEIQRIILRDGSALEIAEQAKAEGVRSLRGSGLHKVKLGLTSLEEVLAVTNE, via the coding sequence ATGGCCGCTGCCGACAATCTGCAAAAGAACGCCCCTGCGCCCATTGCCATCCCTGGTCTAGGCAGAGCCCTGATTTCCGCCGGCAAGGTCTCGCAGCAAGCAGCCGAAAACGCAGCCAAGAAAGCCGCCACAGGCAAGACTCCATTCATCACCGAACTGAGCCAGTCCGGCGAAATCAGCGCACTGGAAATTGCCGAAACCATCTCCATGATGTTCAGCACACCGTTGCTGGACCTCAATGCCATCGACGCCCAGCAACTGCCACGCGAGCTGCTGGACCCGAAGATCAGCAACGCCTACCGCGTGCTGGCACTCAGCAAGCGCGGCAACCGGCTCACCATTGCCACGGCAGACCCCACGCAGCAGGAAGCGGCCGAGCAGATCAAGTTCACAACCCAGTTGCTGGTGGACTGGGTAGTTGTCGAGGCCGACAAGCTGCAAAAACTGGTAGAGCAGGCCGGCAAGAGCGTCAGCGAGTCTCTGGACTCCTATTCCAGCTCCGGAGACTTTGACTTCGACGACGTCAAGATCGAGGATGCCCCCGAGGAAAAAGACAATGCCGTCGGCGCCGAGGTCGAGGATGCTCCGGTCGTCAAGTTTCTGCACAAGATGCTGCTGGACGCCTTCAATATGCGCGCGTCCGACTTGCACTTCGAGCCCTACGAACACAATTACCGCGTGCGCTTTCGTATCGACGGCGAGCTGCGCGAGATCGCCTCGCCCCCGATTGCGATCAAGGACAAGCTGGCTTCCCGCATCAAGGTGATCTCGCGCCCGGACATCTCGGAGAAGCGCGTTCCGCAGGACGGCCGCATGAAGCTCAAGGTCGGCCCCGACCGCGTCATCGACTTTCGTGTCAGCACCTTGCCCACGCTGTTTGGCGAGAAGATCGTGATCCGTATTCTGGACCCGAGCTCGGCCAAGATGGGCATCGATGCCCTCGGCTACGAACCCGAGGAAAAAGAGCGCCTGCTCAAGGCCATCAACCGCCCCTACGGCATGATCCTGGTCACCGGCCCCACGGGCTCGGGCAAGACCGTGTCACTCTACACCTGCCTGAACCTGCTCAACCAGCCGGGCGTGAACATCGCCACCGCCGAGGACCCTTCCGAAATCAACATGCCTGGCGTCAATCAGGTCAATGTGAACGAGAAGGCCGGCCTGACCTTTGCCGCTGCGCTCAAATCCTTTCTGCGTCAGGACCCGGACATCATCATGGTCGGTGAAATCCGTGACCTGGAAACCGCCGACATCTCGATCAAGGCCGCCCAGACCGGGCACCTGGTGCTGTCCACGCTGCACACCAATGATGCTCCGACCACACTGACGCGCATGCGCAATATGGGCATCGCCCCTTTCAATATTGCTTCCAGCGTGATTCTGATCACCGCCCAGCGCCTGGCACGACGCCTGTGTGCTCAGTGCAAGGAACCCGCCGACATACCGCACGACGCCCTGATCGAAGCCGGCTACGCTGAAGAGGAGCTCGACGGCAGCTGGGTCAGCTACAAGCCTGTGGGCTGCCCTGCCTGCAACAACGGCTACAAGGGACGTGTCGGTATCTATCAGGTGATGCCCATCAGCGAGGAGATTCAGCGCATCATCCTGCGTGACGGCAGTGCGCTGGAAATTGCTGAACAAGCCAAGGCCGAAGGAGTACGCTCTCTGCGCGGCTCGGGCCTGCATAAAGTCAAGCTGGGTCTGACCTCACTCGAAGAAGTGCTGGCGGTCACCAACGAGTAA
- the proB gene encoding glutamate 5-kinase, translating to MSSNVLRDARRIVVKVGSSLVTNEGRGLDEAAIEEWSRQLAALVNGEDGVKREVIMVSSGAIAEGMKRLGWATRPTEVHELQAAAAVGQMGLAQMYETKLRGEGVPSAQVLLTHADLADRERYLNARTTLLTLLQLGVVPVINENDTVVIDEIRFGDNDTLGALVANLVEADALVILTDQRGLYSADPRKNPDARFIDVAEAGSPELEAMAGGAGLSIGTGGMITKILAAKRAAGSGASTVIAWGREKDVLLRLTRGESIGTLLVANTHKMQARKQWIADHLQLRGSVTVDAGAVSKLRDEGKSLLPIGMIAVEGDFSRGEVIAVRDEDGAEIARGLASYASAEARLLCRKSSSEIESLLGYSAGPEMMHRDNMVVAGH from the coding sequence ATGTCTTCCAATGTGCTGCGTGATGCCCGTCGCATCGTCGTCAAAGTCGGCTCCAGCCTGGTTACGAATGAAGGTCGTGGTCTGGATGAGGCCGCCATTGAAGAGTGGAGCCGCCAGCTGGCGGCATTGGTAAATGGTGAAGACGGCGTCAAGCGTGAAGTCATCATGGTCTCCAGTGGCGCCATTGCCGAAGGCATGAAGCGACTGGGCTGGGCCACGCGTCCGACCGAGGTGCATGAGTTGCAGGCCGCTGCTGCCGTCGGTCAGATGGGGCTGGCCCAGATGTACGAGACCAAGCTGCGCGGCGAAGGCGTGCCCAGTGCCCAGGTGCTGCTGACCCATGCGGATCTGGCCGATCGCGAGCGCTATCTGAACGCCCGCACCACGCTGCTGACGCTGTTGCAGCTGGGCGTGGTGCCCGTCATCAACGAGAACGACACGGTGGTGATCGACGAGATCCGCTTTGGCGACAACGACACCCTGGGCGCGCTGGTGGCCAACCTGGTCGAGGCCGATGCACTGGTCATCCTGACCGATCAGCGCGGCCTCTACAGTGCTGACCCGCGCAAGAACCCCGATGCCAGGTTCATCGACGTGGCCGAAGCCGGCAGCCCCGAGCTCGAAGCCATGGCCGGTGGTGCGGGCCTGTCCATCGGTACGGGCGGCATGATCACCAAGATTCTGGCGGCCAAGCGTGCGGCGGGCTCCGGTGCCTCCACCGTGATCGCCTGGGGGCGCGAAAAAGACGTGCTGCTGCGCCTGACGCGTGGCGAGTCCATAGGCACGCTGCTGGTTGCCAACACGCACAAGATGCAGGCGCGCAAGCAGTGGATTGCCGACCATCTGCAACTGCGTGGTTCGGTGACCGTGGATGCGGGTGCCGTCTCCAAGCTGCGTGATGAGGGCAAGAGCCTGCTGCCCATCGGCATGATCGCCGTGGAGGGTGATTTCTCGCGTGGCGAAGTGATTGCCGTGCGCGATGAGGACGGCGCCGAGATCGCCCGTGGCCTGGCCAGCTATGCCAGCGCCGAAGCGCGACTGCTGTGCCGCAAGAGCTCATCGGAGATTGAATCGCTGCTGGGCTACTCGGCCGGTCCCGAAATGATGCACCGCGACAATATGGTGGTGGCCGGACACTGA
- the cgtA gene encoding Obg family GTPase CgtA — MKFVDEAFIDIAAGDGGNGCVSFRHEKYKEFGGPDGGDGGRGGHVYAVADVNLNTLVDYRYSRRHEAKRGQHGMGSDMFGAAGDDITLNMPVGTIISDADTGEVLFELLEPGQVITIAKGGDGGFGNLRFKSAINRAPRQKTPGYPGERRNLKLELKVLADVGLLGMPNAGKSTFITAVSNARPKIADYPFTTLHPNLGVVRVAAEQSFVVADIPGLIEGASEGAGLGHQFLRHLQRTRLLLHIVDIAPFDEGVDPVEQARAIVAELKKYDAELYDKPRWLVLNKLDMVPAEERAAKVKDFVKRFKWKGPVFEISALTREGCEPLIRKIFEHVHNQQLAEQAPKEIDPRFAGGEDSGLDMTDPRFASYDPE; from the coding sequence ATGAAGTTCGTTGACGAAGCTTTTATCGACATTGCAGCTGGTGACGGCGGCAATGGCTGCGTGTCTTTCCGGCACGAGAAATACAAGGAATTTGGCGGCCCCGACGGTGGCGACGGCGGCCGTGGCGGTCATGTGTACGCAGTGGCCGATGTGAACCTGAACACGCTGGTGGATTACCGCTATTCGCGTCGCCACGAGGCCAAGCGCGGCCAGCACGGCATGGGCTCCGACATGTTCGGTGCAGCCGGTGACGACATCACGCTGAACATGCCTGTGGGCACCATCATCAGCGATGCGGATACCGGCGAAGTGCTGTTCGAGCTGCTGGAGCCCGGCCAGGTCATCACCATCGCCAAGGGAGGTGACGGCGGTTTCGGCAATCTGCGATTCAAGAGTGCCATCAACCGGGCGCCGCGCCAGAAGACTCCCGGCTATCCCGGCGAGCGCCGCAACCTGAAGCTGGAGCTCAAGGTGCTGGCCGATGTGGGCCTGCTGGGCATGCCCAATGCCGGCAAGTCCACTTTCATCACGGCCGTCTCCAACGCCCGGCCCAAGATTGCCGACTATCCCTTCACCACCTTGCATCCCAATCTGGGCGTGGTGCGCGTGGCCGCCGAGCAGAGCTTTGTGGTGGCCGACATACCGGGTCTGATCGAGGGCGCCTCCGAAGGTGCGGGCCTGGGTCACCAGTTCCTGCGCCATCTGCAGCGCACACGTCTGTTGCTGCATATCGTGGACATTGCACCGTTCGACGAGGGCGTGGACCCGGTCGAGCAGGCCAGGGCCATCGTGGCCGAACTCAAGAAGTACGACGCCGAGCTCTACGACAAGCCGCGCTGGCTGGTGCTCAACAAGCTGGACATGGTTCCCGCAGAGGAGCGTGCCGCCAAGGTCAAGGACTTCGTCAAGCGCTTCAAGTGGAAGGGCCCGGTCTTCGAGATCTCGGCGCTGACCCGTGAAGGCTGCGAGCCGCTGATCCGCAAGATCTTCGAGCATGTGCACAACCAGCAGCTGGCGGAGCAGGCCCCCAAGGAAATCGACCCTCGCTTTGCGGGAGGCGAGGATTCTGGTCTGGATATGACCGATCCGCGTTTCGCCTCCTACGATCCGGAATAA
- a CDS encoding polyprenyl synthetase family protein, translating into MREVDIVIAQRLTTSVPLIAQISQYIIAAGGKRLRPALLLLIAGALGHQGKNKYILAAVVELIHTATLLHDDVVDESTLRRGRATANETFGNPASVLVGDFLHTRSFQMMVEVGSMRVLQILSDATNVIAEGEVQQLINTHDASLNEAGYLHVIRSKTAQLFEASAQLAAVLAGATPEMEQACATYGQALGTAFQIIDDVLDYTGNAQEMGKNLGDDLREGKCTLPLIAAMQRGSAEQAAIVRNAIEQGSTDQLDAVVDIVRSTGALDIARAAAHAEAQRAIDALAALPGNAYTASLLQLASQLLERRT; encoded by the coding sequence ATGCGCGAAGTGGATATCGTCATTGCTCAGCGACTGACAACCAGCGTCCCCCTGATCGCACAGATCTCCCAATACATCATTGCCGCAGGCGGCAAACGCCTGCGTCCGGCACTGCTGCTGCTGATCGCCGGCGCACTCGGCCACCAGGGCAAGAACAAATACATTCTGGCCGCCGTGGTGGAACTGATCCACACGGCAACCTTGCTGCACGACGATGTGGTGGATGAGTCCACACTGCGCCGTGGCAGGGCTACGGCCAACGAGACCTTCGGCAACCCGGCCAGCGTTCTGGTCGGAGACTTTCTGCACACCCGCTCGTTCCAGATGATGGTGGAAGTGGGCAGCATGCGCGTGCTGCAAATTCTGTCCGACGCCACCAATGTGATCGCGGAAGGCGAAGTCCAGCAGCTCATCAACACCCATGATGCATCGCTGAATGAAGCCGGCTATCTGCATGTGATCCGTTCCAAGACCGCCCAACTCTTCGAGGCCAGCGCACAGCTGGCTGCCGTGCTGGCCGGCGCCACGCCCGAAATGGAACAGGCCTGCGCCACCTATGGCCAGGCCCTGGGAACGGCTTTCCAGATCATCGACGATGTGCTGGACTACACCGGCAACGCCCAGGAAATGGGCAAGAACCTGGGCGACGACCTGCGCGAAGGCAAATGCACCCTGCCCCTGATCGCAGCCATGCAGCGCGGCAGCGCCGAGCAGGCCGCCATTGTGCGCAACGCCATCGAGCAAGGCTCCACCGATCAGCTCGACGCCGTGGTGGATATCGTGCGCAGCACCGGCGCCCTGGACATTGCCAGAGCAGCCGCACATGCGGAAGCCCAGCGCGCCATTGATGCCTTGGCCGCTCTGCCAGGCAATGCATACACCGCAAGTTTGCTACAATTGGCCTCTCAGCTTTTGGAGCGCCGCACCTGA
- the rpmA gene encoding 50S ribosomal protein L27: MAQKKGGGSTRNGRDSKPKMLGVKAFGGELVTAGSIIVRQRGTKFHPGENVGVGKDHTLFALVDGHVSFGVKGALSKQTVNITAA, encoded by the coding sequence ATGGCACAGAAAAAAGGCGGCGGCTCTACGCGTAACGGACGTGATTCCAAGCCAAAAATGCTGGGCGTGAAGGCCTTTGGTGGCGAGCTGGTGACAGCTGGTTCCATCATCGTGCGTCAGCGCGGCACCAAGTTCCACCCCGGTGAGAACGTTGGCGTGGGCAAGGATCACACCCTGTTTGCACTGGTTGACGGCCATGTGTCGTTCGGTGTGAAGGGCGCTCTGTCCAAGCAAACAGTCAACATCACGGCTGCATAA
- the zapD gene encoding cell division protein ZapD: MILYEYPFNERLRTYLRLEQLYRRLRELLTRAHSVDHHFALITIFEIMDVASRSDLRADVIKDLERQKHLLDVLRDNPDISQHMLHQVARQVEGCFATINAQTGKTGQALTENEWLMSIRSRVGIPGGTCSFDLPAYHAWQNLDPRYRQRDLEDWAGELTPLGQALELILQLLRETGIPQRVVAEHGVFQQAMPAGRSFQLLRLRIDPHLNLVPEISGNRLLVSVRLLRLANGGKPQPSNDDASFELTLCA, from the coding sequence GTGATCCTGTACGAATATCCTTTTAACGAGCGTCTGAGAACTTATCTGCGCCTTGAGCAGCTGTATCGCCGTCTGCGCGAGCTGCTGACCCGCGCACATTCGGTCGATCATCACTTCGCCCTGATCACCATCTTCGAGATCATGGATGTGGCCTCGCGCAGCGATCTGCGCGCCGATGTCATCAAGGATCTGGAACGCCAGAAGCACCTGCTGGACGTGCTGCGCGACAACCCCGATATTTCCCAGCACATGCTGCACCAGGTGGCGCGTCAGGTGGAAGGCTGCTTTGCCACCATCAATGCACAGACCGGCAAGACCGGCCAGGCGCTGACCGAGAACGAATGGCTGATGTCCATCCGCAGCCGCGTGGGCATACCCGGCGGCACCTGCAGTTTCGACCTGCCGGCCTATCACGCTTGGCAGAACCTCGATCCGCGTTACCGCCAGCGCGACCTCGAAGACTGGGCCGGCGAGCTGACCCCGCTGGGCCAGGCGCTGGAGCTGATTCTGCAGCTGCTGCGCGAGACCGGCATTCCCCAGCGCGTGGTGGCCGAGCATGGCGTGTTCCAGCAGGCCATGCCGGCCGGCCGCAGCTTCCAGCTGCTGCGCCTGCGCATAGACCCGCATCTGAATCTGGTGCCGGAGATCAGCGGCAACCGCCTGCTGGTATCGGTGCGCCTGCTCAGGCTGGCCAATGGCGGCAAGCCCCAGCCCAGCAATGACGACGCGTCTTTCGAGCTGACGCTCTGCGCCTGA
- a CDS encoding prepilin peptidase, producing MISELVLNAAAGGVLGLLIGSFLNVVIHRLPLMMEQEWHAEGAQWAEEQKDKGARIELPPAKPAVTLSQPRSCCPHCGHQIAWYENIPVLSYLFLRGRCAECKKPISLRYPLVELICAALFAFCLGRDGLSATGFAWCGFSAALLTLALIDWDTTFLPDSITVPLLWASLIASALQWTNVPLQQSLWGAVAGYMSLWLIFWAFKLATGKEGMGYGDFKLFAALGAWFGWQALVPIILMASVVGAVIGIVLKINSQLREGGYVPFGPFLAGGGFVSLIWGPQAVLGFAGL from the coding sequence ATGATTTCCGAACTGGTGTTGAATGCCGCTGCCGGCGGCGTCCTGGGCTTGCTGATCGGCAGCTTTCTGAATGTGGTGATCCACCGCCTGCCGCTGATGATGGAGCAGGAATGGCATGCCGAAGGCGCGCAATGGGCCGAGGAACAGAAGGACAAGGGCGCCAGGATCGAGTTGCCGCCCGCCAAGCCAGCCGTCACGCTGAGTCAGCCCAGATCGTGCTGCCCGCATTGCGGCCATCAGATCGCCTGGTACGAGAACATTCCCGTGCTCAGCTATCTGTTTCTGCGCGGCCGCTGCGCCGAGTGCAAAAAGCCCATCAGCCTGCGCTATCCCTTGGTTGAGCTGATTTGCGCCGCCCTGTTTGCCTTCTGCCTGGGCCGCGACGGCCTGAGCGCTACCGGCTTTGCCTGGTGCGGCTTCAGCGCAGCGCTGCTGACACTTGCCTTGATAGACTGGGACACCACATTCCTGCCGGACTCCATCACTGTGCCCCTGCTCTGGGCCAGCCTGATCGCCTCCGCACTGCAGTGGACCAACGTACCTCTGCAGCAATCGCTGTGGGGTGCCGTCGCAGGCTATATGTCGCTGTGGCTGATCTTCTGGGCCTTCAAACTGGCCACCGGCAAGGAAGGCATGGGCTATGGCGACTTCAAGCTCTTTGCCGCGCTCGGTGCCTGGTTCGGCTGGCAGGCACTGGTGCCCATCATTCTCATGGCATCGGTCGTGGGTGCCGTCATCGGCATCGTGCTCAAGATCAACAGCCAGCTGCGCGAAGGCGGCTATGTACCCTTCGGCCCTTTTCTCGCGGGTGGCGGTTTTGTCAGCCTGATCTGGGGTCCCCAGGCCGTGCTCGGCTTTGCGGGTCTTTAA